The Plasmodium coatneyi strain Hackeri chromosome 11, complete sequence DNA segment TTCCGCcaaaatgtatattattcatCCAAAATTATGAAATTGCCCAATTGTGCCTtagcacattttatatattgtggtacgtaaatatatatagtaataGCAACCataatacacacatatacatatatatatattatatgaatgtatacaaaatataatattggACTTAGCTGAAAAAGGTAAGGGAGTAGTGAGCAGCTCAAATAATACACATAGTACacaatgtatatacatatatgtactatataaatgatttatgtatataatatattcatcacgataaaaagaaaaaaaatgtagtaaCGTTATTATTACTAAATAATCataaacataaataaaagaaaaaaagaagttgcaTTCCTCTGTAAACATAATAAGGAGAGCTCGTAAATAATAGTATAATATATTCCTCGCACAAACAATCACATACGATACAATGAAATAATATAGTAAATCTATAAAGAATGTAtatgggagaaaaaaaaaaaaaaaaaaaaaaaaaacatacctCCAGAATAAATTCATTGTACACATAgaaatatgaacagaaaatGGTTGAAGAACGGGCAGATCTGAGGGTTAATTTCCATTCAGGGTAGAGACCCTAAtcgtatacatatataatacctcATGAATAgtagaataaataataatgaaggaatgtgtaataatacacatatatatgttgccATATTTACCCTTACAGGAGAGTCACCTGAATTTATTCCCCTCAAGGTTAAGTTTATACAAAGAATTCGAAGGAAAAACTGTTTCAAATAGCTGTACtaagcagaaggaaggaggaaatgctAAGAGTCAAATAGGGACTTATCAGGGTATTGAGAAGCATGCCGAATAAATTGTGGGAGCCTACTGTTACCTACATGGTAACGGAAAGGTCCACAAATATACTGATGATTTGTGCTatactttttattattggctcGGGGATATATTATCAAAGCACTTAAAATCTGCTGAATCATTTCAGACCGTCATGAATGCAATTTACGATGAATTGAAGGAATCAGTTACTGGAAGTGTATGCAGAATAATATGCAATGATATTAAGAAAGAATATTTCGACCGACTGAAAAGAGTATACGATTTCTCTCAGGACTACTTATATATCGAACAGTATTCAGAGGGACGTAACAAAACCTGTATTAAGAAATATCTAGAACATCTCCAAAAAATTGTGGAAGATTATACGCTTGTACTGGCAGGTTGTACAGGGAACGACAGTACTGCATGTTTCCAGAAATTTAAGGatgtttttcaaaaataggatactgaaggaacaacaaaattaacatgtaAATTGGAAGGTGAACCTCCTTCTCCAAAGAAACCTTCTGCTGGAGACGACTTCGACTTAGGAGACGCCGTGGTAGATGGTAAGTGGTACATGTTTTTTATGGTGCTACATTGCTTTATGATGgtgagaaagaaggagaagggttgttaggatggtggtaggtgggttgttatgggttgtggaaggaaagtagtGTTGGGGTGAtagttggaaggaagtttgtgttaggggtgattggtggaagaaaggttgttagggaggtcttatgggtggtagggtggaaggaaggttgttaggggtggtaattggaaggaaaggatgtctaaggaggaggaaggaaggggtctaagcatataaggaaggaaggttctaagGAATAGAAAGgaatgggtctaaggaaggatgagaaggagtgtctaaggagggaaggaaggaaaggggatgaaggaaagaggaagggtTGGAtgttggatttcgcatttagggtgtCAAGAGTAAGGGGCAAGAAGGAAAGTCTCTAATGAGGGAAGGAGTGTctagggaggaggaaggaaggagagactaagtagggaaggaagtagggtctatggaaggaaggaagtggtgTTATGGTGGTAGTAGGTGAAAGATTTTTTGAGGTGGTAGGGTAGAAGGCAGGTTCTTAGggggttggtggaaggaaggttgttaggttggtggaagggaaagttgttaggtcggtggttggtggttggtggtaggtgggttgttaggtggttggtggaaggttgtgttaggtggttggtggaaggttgtgttaggggtgataggtggaaggaaggttgttgggggtggaaggagaaccgttgtttggggtggaaggattGTTGCTAGGTCGGTTGCTAGGTGGTAGCGGTGTTtgaatgaaggttgttaggtctttgttggtaggtggtaggtgggttgttaggtagttggtggtaggtgggttgttaggtgaaaggaggatgggttgttagggatggtagggtggaaggaagattgttcgGAGTGATGAAAGGATGGTTGTGTTGGGATgaaaggaacgttgttagggctggaaggttattagggtTGTGAaacgaaggttgttagaggtggtagaatgatgttgtaatggtggtagaatgatgttgtaagggtggtagaatgatgttgtaaGGGTGGTgaaaagaaggttgttatggtagTCTGCGCAAAGGTGCACTTTGTGGAAGGTATGCAGTGAAGTGTACAGGATGGTGCACTTAATGGGGGTATATAGTGAAGTGTGCACGAAGGTGCACTTAGGGATGgtaggtagaaggaaggtacttccttaagaacaggaagttttaagggagtaaaaaaggaaggtttaaggaagtaGAAAAGAAGGCTTAAGAggtaagggaaaaaggaagacttaaaaagaaaatgatgtTTAAAGAATGagtgtaaaggaggaaggtttaagctttaaagaaggaaggtttaaggaagaaaaaaagaagaagcaaggtgtaaggaaggaatatttaAGGGagcaaagaaaaggaaggtttaagaaggaaggaaaaaaggaaggtttaagatggaaggaaaaaggaaggttgtaaaagaacgaaaaaggaattttataaaaaagaaaattttaagggagtaaaaaagagaaggtttaaagtgagaaaaaagaaggaagttttaagggttaaaaaaaaagaagaaaggacaAGTTTTAAggtataaagaaggaaaggaaggaaagaagaaagaaagaaagaaagaaagaaagaaagaaaggaaagaagaaaggaaagaaaaaagaaaagaagaaggaaaaaagaacgtatgcaaagaagaaaggaagaaaagaaagaagaaagaaaaaaaaaaaaatgaaggaatgaaagaaagaaaaggaattcttcattttaggaggaaaaaaattcttcactTTAGAATGTaagcaaagaagaaagaaaagaagaaggaaaaaagaacctatgcaaagaacaaagaaaaaaaaaaaaaaaatacattaatattaggacaaaagaagaacgaaaagaaaaaaaataaaataaataatccaAAATAATGGTGCGAATTAATATAAATCGTTGCGGAtcgaaattaaaaaatcggttttaataaaattattttatttttttttttttgcagcttTAGTCAAAATTAATCCTACAAAAGcgcagatatatatataagcacgAAATcgttattcaaaaaaaaaaaaaatacaacatgagataaacaaaaaaaaaaaaaaaatgtaaaaaaaagaaaaatactaGCATTATTcacaaaaggagaaactaCCGATTTTTTGAGACTGATCAGAACAGTCCAAACATCTAACAACAGtccaaccatctaacaacagtccaaccacctaacaacaatCCAACCATCACAAACACTCCAACCATCACAAACACTCCAACCATCACAAACACtccaaccatctaacaacaGTCCATCCACTACAAACAGTCCAACCATCTAACAGCACtccaaccatctaacaaccctccaaccatctaacaacactccaaccatctaacaatactccaaccatctaacaacaCTCCAACCACCACAAACACTCCAACCACCACAAACACTCCAACCACTACAAACACTCCAACCACcacaaccaccctaacaaccttgtAATAAACAAACACGTGAACCAAATTACCCAATTGTGACCCCCAAGATGAAGTTAATCGAGTTTAGATTGACCATGCCTTTGAGCGTGGAGGAGTACAATATCTGCCAGAAATATCTACTGGCAAGGGTGACACAGGAGGATACGTACAATACCATGCACggagagggaaggaataaaagaagggatgtaagaaaaatagtattatttaaaaaaggcacaTTGGATGGTGAACATGGGGAAGCAGTAGATTACACatttaaaagaatgaatgttGTGAATAAAATCCCCAAATggttacaaaattttgtgcaCCCAAACTATTGCCTTATAGATGAAACCTATTGGAATAGTACCCCTAATTTAAAGATTGTATACGAAGCAAAGGGGTTCCCCAAAGCACGAGTACAGGTAGATTCAACACATCATCTAGGTTATAACACAGAGGAAAATCCTTTTAACATTCCAGAGGAATTATTGacacagagaaaaattaTCCTCATCGATATAGTAAATGATGAACTGGCTGCGGGGGATTACAAAGCTGAAGAAGATCCAACCCTTTTCTACagtgaaaaggcaaaaagaggaaaactaGAAGAAAATTGGATTGAAAATAGCAAAGTCATTATAACATGTTATAAATTGTTTACTATTGATATCCCTTACTTTGGTATTTTGTGTTCTAAATTAGAAAATTGGATCGTTACTCAAATTAAAAACAACTTGTTGAAATATCATCGTAAGGCACTATGCTGGATTGATGAATGGTATAATTTAACCGAACAACGGATCTATATgttcgaagaagaaatgcaaCAAAGGttagaaaatttttggaaagaaGTTGGACTCGATGTAGAAAATGATTCAACCCTGGCTGTACAGTTTATGGCCAAACAACAAACTCGTAGtgcatttgaaaaatatgttcataatTCTGACCAAGGGGATATAATCAAAATGGATGACCCGTCTATCGATACTgcggaaggagggtctatgGAAAGCGGTTCTATGGACAGCAGTTCCATGGGAAGTGTTACTTCCCTGTCAACAAACAGCAGCAGAAGCAGTTGCTGCTCTATGGATAGCGGTTTCATCGACAGTGTTCATTCACTGTCCACAATTTCTGGCAGTTCCATGGGCAGCCGTTCCTCCTTGGATAGCAGCTGCTGCTCCCTGGACAGCACTTGCTCCATGGACAGCGGTTCTTCTGATAGAGGCATTACCAATAGTCCTTTTCCTCCAACAATAAAAAACGAACATATGAAATTTCCGTGCATCATCCAAGGTGGAACCCTTTTTGATGTAAGCATCGACATGAACACATCTgagttagaagaaaaaaactcgGAGGACAAATCAgcgaaggaagggaaaggtggtttaaggaaggaaggagggtcgaaggtggtaggtgggtctaaggaggaaggaaaaaaaagaaacaggagtgaaggaaaaaggaaagaaaaaaaggaaagtggaggcgaagaagtaaaggaagggtctatggaggaaggaagtaagacGAGCGCCAAGtcggaagagaagaagaagaagaaaaagaagagtaaaaaaaaaggggatgaaGTGAAGGAgcaagaagtaaaggaagaagtgaaggaattCGTCGAAGAGGAAGCTTTCGCGGAGGTTGAAAATGAagcacagaaaaatataacgcTCGGTACACCTGGTGATGTCAAAATTAGAAGGCGAGTTTTGAGGGAAGTGCATAAAATGGACGAAGATATTCTCATAACGGAGGAGTGCATGTTCCAGAACGGACACGCAGTGCCATATAACGATGCGGACGTCATTTTGCGCTCGTTTAACGTTCTTAACAATGCCATGGAAGAAAACCAAATGGTGGATCATTTCGCACAGAacgtggaaaatatatacaattacGGGACAGATATGAGGCGCAATGATAGTGACAcgtccctttcctttttttatgtcatcGCAATGATATCTTTTGTGTATTCATCCATGTCAATATATAAGCGCGCTAGGTCCCTTTTTTAGTTCCTCTTCTCTGCtttcatgtgcacatgtgcattcGTGTACTGAGTACTGGAATCACTCCTGCTTCAACCAAGGCAATGTATACA contains these protein-coding regions:
- a CDS encoding Phosphatidylinositol transfer protein; translation: MKLIEFRLTMPLSVEEYNICQKYLLARVTQEDTYNTMHGEGRNKRRDVRKIVLFKKGTLDGEHGEAVDYTFKRMNVVNKIPKWLQNFVHPNYCLIDETYWNSTPNLKIVYEAKGFPKARVQVDSTHHLGYNTEENPFNIPEELLTQRKIILIDIVNDELAAGDYKAEEDPTLFYSEKAKRGKLEENWIENSKVIITCYKLFTIDIPYFGILCSKLENWIVTQIKNNLLKYHRKALCWIDEWYNLTEQRIYMFEEEMQQRLENFWKEVGLDVENDSTLAVQFMAKQQTRSAFEKYLEEKNSEDKSAKEGKGGLRKEGGSKVVGGSKEEGKKRNRSEGKRKEKKESGGEEVKEGSMEEGSKTSAKSEEKKKKKKKSKKKGDEVKEQEVKEEVKEFVEEEAFAEVENEAQKNITLGTPGDVKIRRRVLREVHKMDEDILITEECMFQNGHAVPYNDADVILRSFNVLNNAMEENQMVDHFAQNVENIYNYGTDMRRNDSDTSLSFFYVIAMISFVSSSLLSCAHVHSCTEYWNHSCFNQGNVYKFSMNAPKSINPMTSFLDVQRKQNPPEEFRREEFYNTLYKVNKSTLNFTSNSLNAHFQSAILNNFKEIFSAKSLKKYAQYMDNS